From Halorubrum sp. PV6:
CAGCATTCCCCTATCGTACCCCAATCGATCACACGCCGCGCGAACGCAGTAATATCGTCGTTGATCACGAGCAGCCGAGTGACGTACTCCAGACGGTCTCCTCAGACACTGCACAGCAGATTCTGGCGACGCTTGACGACGAACCAGCGACAACTTCAGACATCGCTGAGGCTACCGGCACGTCTACCCAGAACGCCAAGTATCACCTCGATCGCCTCTGCGAA
This genomic window contains:
- a CDS encoding transcriptional regulator, giving the protein MPTAFPYRTPIDHTPRERSNIVVDHEQPSDVLQTVSSDTAQQILATLDDEPATTSDIAEATGTSTQNAKYHLDRLCEVDLVEAVDTWYSRKGTEMTVYALSVEELVVQFGDSISKTQR